A single Aggregatilinea lenta DNA region contains:
- a CDS encoding shikimate kinase, whose translation MRNIVLTGFMGTGKTTVGQIVATQTGLAFVDTDAVIVARAEQSIAEIFAAQGEPAFRALEAEVCADLAAGGGQVIATGGGALLDPRTVEVFADGNLFVCLMCDLDEIARRIGDDPLRPLARDGIERLARLLESRRPIYARVPHQIDTSSLTPQQAAEEIIRLWQHT comes from the coding sequence ATGCGCAACATCGTCCTGACGGGGTTCATGGGCACAGGCAAAACGACGGTCGGGCAGATCGTTGCGACGCAAACCGGGCTGGCGTTCGTGGATACGGACGCGGTGATCGTGGCCCGCGCGGAGCAGTCCATCGCGGAGATTTTCGCGGCGCAGGGCGAACCGGCCTTCCGCGCGCTGGAAGCGGAGGTCTGCGCCGATCTCGCGGCGGGCGGCGGGCAGGTGATCGCCACGGGCGGCGGCGCGCTGCTCGATCCGCGCACGGTCGAGGTGTTCGCGGACGGGAATCTGTTCGTGTGCCTGATGTGCGACCTGGACGAGATCGCACGGCGCATCGGTGACGATCCGCTGCGACCCCTGGCCCGCGACGGCATCGAGCGGCTGGCCCGGCTGCTGGAATCACGCCGTCCCATTTACGCCCGCGTACCGCACCAGATCGACACGTCATCCCTTACCCCGCAGCAGGCGGCAGAGGAGATCATACGGTTATGGCAGCACACCTGA
- a CDS encoding IS3 family transposase: MKYAFIAAHCGEYPVRRMCQVLKVSPSGYYDWRKRPRSQRQQANDGLLGAIERAYETSRQTYGSPRIHAALKQQGLCVSRKRVARLMQQHDLVGKGSRRRPPHTTQREVDAPVAPNRLAQHFTASQPDEIWLGDITYLDTYEGWLYLALVMDLFSRRVVGWAMAPHLRATLVEQALRMALGWRLPLTSLLHHSDRGSQYTSHLVQTLLADHHIQVSMSGAGCCYDNAPMESFIGTLKTECAAGPFATHALARQAIFEYIEVWYNRQRLHSSLDYTSPALFERRFYDTFPVR; this comes from the coding sequence GTGAAGTATGCCTTCATCGCCGCGCACTGTGGCGAGTACCCGGTGCGGCGGATGTGCCAGGTGCTGAAGGTATCGCCGAGCGGCTACTACGACTGGCGCAAGCGCCCACGCAGTCAACGCCAGCAAGCGAACGACGGTCTGCTGGGCGCGATTGAGCGCGCGTATGAAACGAGCCGCCAGACGTATGGCAGCCCGCGGATTCACGCCGCGTTGAAGCAGCAAGGGCTGTGCGTGAGCCGGAAGCGCGTCGCGCGCCTGATGCAGCAGCACGATCTTGTCGGAAAAGGGTCGCGTCGCAGGCCGCCCCACACCACGCAGCGCGAGGTCGACGCACCGGTTGCGCCGAACCGGCTGGCCCAGCACTTCACGGCCAGCCAGCCGGACGAGATCTGGCTGGGCGACATCACCTACCTCGATACATACGAGGGCTGGCTGTATCTCGCCCTGGTGATGGACCTGTTCAGTCGCAGGGTTGTGGGCTGGGCCATGGCACCCCATCTGCGTGCGACGTTGGTCGAGCAAGCCCTGCGCATGGCGTTGGGCTGGCGGCTGCCGCTGACGTCCCTGCTGCATCACTCTGACCGGGGCAGCCAGTACACCAGTCATCTCGTCCAGACCCTGCTGGCTGACCATCACATCCAGGTCAGCATGAGTGGCGCGGGCTGCTGCTACGACAATGCGCCGATGGAAAGCTTCATCGGCACCTTGAAGACCGAGTGCGCTGCCGGCCCGTTTGCGACCCATGCCCTGGCGCGGCAGGCGATTTTCGAGTACATCGAGGTCTGGTATAACCGCCAGCGGCTGCATTCGTCGCTGGACTACACCAGCCCCGCCCTTTTTGAACGTCGTTTCTACGACACTTTTCCCGTCCGTTGA
- a CDS encoding transposase has protein sequence MDRQYRTYTKEFKRDALELWESSGKSASQVERELGITKGLLLKWRDRYQVTRQAGQSELAPSDLAASQQEVRRLRRALAIAEQERDILKKAVSIFSKLER, from the coding sequence ATGGACAGGCAATATCGAACCTACACGAAGGAGTTCAAGCGGGATGCACTGGAGCTGTGGGAAAGCAGCGGCAAGAGTGCGTCGCAAGTGGAACGCGAGCTAGGGATCACCAAGGGACTGCTGCTGAAGTGGCGAGACCGGTATCAGGTGACACGGCAAGCAGGCCAGAGCGAGTTGGCGCCGAGTGATCTGGCCGCATCACAGCAGGAAGTGCGACGATTGCGGCGAGCGCTGGCCATCGCCGAGCAAGAACGAGACATCCTAAAAAAAGCGGTGAGCATCTTCAGCAAGCTGGAGCGGTGA
- the aroC gene encoding chorismate synthase, whose translation MRFLTAGESHGPLLTAILDGMPAGLPLAPDDLNREMARRQQGYGSGGRMQIEQDRAQVTGGVMNGQTTGGPIGIVVENRDWKNWVEKDITPMTTPRPGHADLTGAIKYGYRDLRLSLERASARETAARVAVGAVCKRLLAEFGIVVGGYVTEIAGEVADLSGDAPDYLARFAAAEASEVRCPDPAASARIQAAIRQAKIDKDTLGGVVEVVALNLPPGLGTHVQHDRRLTARLAAAACSVQSIKGVEIGPAFENARKHGTQVHDRIVPGEDGMLARTSNRSGGLEGGMTTGAPLVVRAAMKPISTTLTPLDTVNLATGEPDHTVYERSDFCATPRAVPVLEAVIAFVLADELLIKLGGDSLDEIRPRFETLRQGRVDDLPMDNVPWRFGYDAWM comes from the coding sequence CTGCGTTTTCTGACCGCCGGAGAGAGTCACGGTCCGCTGCTGACGGCCATTCTGGACGGCATGCCCGCCGGGCTGCCGCTTGCGCCGGATGACCTGAACCGCGAGATGGCGCGCCGCCAGCAGGGCTATGGCAGCGGCGGGCGCATGCAGATCGAGCAGGATCGCGCCCAGGTGACGGGCGGCGTGATGAACGGCCAGACGACCGGCGGTCCGATCGGGATCGTGGTCGAAAACCGTGACTGGAAAAACTGGGTCGAGAAGGACATCACGCCCATGACCACGCCGCGTCCCGGCCACGCCGACCTGACCGGCGCGATCAAGTACGGCTACCGCGACCTGCGCCTGAGCCTGGAACGCGCCAGCGCCCGCGAAACGGCGGCGCGCGTGGCGGTCGGCGCGGTGTGCAAGCGGCTGCTGGCCGAGTTCGGGATCGTCGTGGGCGGCTACGTGACCGAGATCGCGGGCGAAGTGGCGGATCTTTCCGGCGACGCCCCCGACTATCTCGCGCGCTTCGCGGCGGCGGAAGCCTCCGAGGTGCGCTGCCCCGATCCGGCGGCGTCCGCGCGCATCCAGGCGGCCATCCGGCAGGCGAAAATTGACAAAGATACGCTGGGCGGCGTGGTGGAAGTCGTCGCGCTGAATCTGCCGCCCGGCCTGGGCACACACGTCCAGCACGACCGGCGGCTGACGGCACGGCTGGCGGCGGCGGCGTGCAGCGTGCAGAGCATCAAGGGCGTGGAGATCGGCCCCGCGTTCGAGAACGCTCGCAAACACGGCACGCAGGTGCACGACCGCATCGTGCCCGGCGAGGACGGGATGCTGGCGCGCACGTCGAACCGTTCCGGCGGGCTGGAAGGCGGTATGACGACCGGCGCGCCGCTGGTGGTTCGCGCGGCGATGAAGCCGATCAGCACGACGCTGACGCCGCTGGACACGGTGAATCTTGCCACCGGGGAACCCGATCACACCGTGTATGAGCGCAGCGATTTTTGCGCGACGCCGCGTGCCGTGCCCGTGCTGGAAGCAGTGATCGCGTTTGTGCTGGCTGACGAGCTACTGATCAAGCTCGGCGGCGACAGCCTGGACGAAATCCGTCCGCGCTTCGAGACGCTGCGCCAGGGCCGCGTAGACGACCTGCCGATGGACAACGTCCCGTGGCGGTTCGGGTACGATGCGTGGATGTGA
- the tyrS gene encoding tyrosine--tRNA ligase: protein MEVKIAENLVEELRWRGLLKDVTEGAEEALAKQKVTGYIGFDPTADSLHVGSLLPIMVLVHLQRHGHSPIALAGGGTGMIGDPSGKSKERQLLSEEQLQINIKGIKAQLAHFLDFEKPGNPARLVNNADWLRPMNLLDFLRDTGKHFTVNYMMAKDSVRTRLESEEGISFTEFSYMLLQSYDFLQLYERYGCTLQMGGSDQWGNITAGIMLIRKVADAQAHGAVVPLVTTSAGTKFGKTEAGTVWLDSKRTSPYRFYQFWLNTTDDDAIRYLKYFTLLSREEIAAYEHAVETEPHLRAAQTRLAEEVTRAVHGEDGLARAQAATDVLFGNRELDGMSADDLVDIFAEVPSCAVPRADLEGDGLSVVDLGVMCGLDRSKKQVRNLIESGGLYMNNHRVDDMNQSVTLADAIDGRVIVLRKGRKQYSLVRMEEA, encoded by the coding sequence ATGGAAGTCAAGATCGCGGAAAACCTCGTCGAAGAGCTGCGCTGGCGCGGCCTGTTAAAAGACGTGACCGAAGGCGCGGAAGAAGCGCTCGCCAAACAGAAGGTGACCGGCTACATCGGCTTTGATCCGACCGCCGACAGCCTGCATGTCGGGTCGCTGCTGCCGATCATGGTGCTGGTGCACTTGCAGCGCCACGGCCACAGCCCGATCGCGCTGGCGGGCGGCGGCACGGGCATGATCGGCGATCCGAGCGGCAAGTCCAAGGAGCGCCAACTGCTCAGCGAGGAACAGCTTCAGATCAACATCAAAGGCATCAAGGCCCAGCTCGCGCACTTTTTGGATTTCGAGAAGCCGGGTAACCCGGCGCGTCTGGTCAACAACGCCGACTGGCTGCGCCCAATGAACCTGCTCGACTTTCTGCGCGACACGGGCAAGCATTTCACCGTCAATTACATGATGGCGAAAGACTCGGTGCGTACCCGGCTGGAAAGCGAAGAGGGCATCTCGTTCACCGAGTTCAGTTACATGCTGCTGCAATCGTACGACTTTTTGCAGTTGTACGAGCGCTACGGCTGCACGCTGCAAATGGGCGGCAGCGACCAGTGGGGCAACATCACGGCGGGGATCATGCTCATCCGCAAGGTAGCCGACGCCCAGGCGCACGGCGCGGTCGTGCCGCTGGTGACGACCAGCGCGGGGACGAAGTTCGGCAAGACGGAAGCCGGGACGGTCTGGCTCGACTCGAAGCGCACGTCGCCGTACCGCTTCTACCAGTTCTGGCTGAACACGACCGACGACGACGCGATCCGGTACCTGAAGTACTTCACGCTGCTCAGCCGCGAGGAGATCGCGGCGTACGAACACGCCGTCGAGACCGAGCCGCACTTGCGCGCGGCGCAGACCCGGCTGGCGGAAGAAGTCACGCGCGCGGTGCACGGCGAGGACGGATTGGCCCGCGCCCAGGCCGCGACGGACGTGCTGTTCGGTAACCGCGAGCTGGACGGCATGAGCGCCGACGATCTGGTGGATATCTTTGCGGAGGTGCCGTCGTGCGCCGTGCCGCGCGCCGACCTGGAGGGCGACGGCCTCAGCGTGGTGGATCTGGGCGTGATGTGCGGCCTGGACCGCTCCAAGAAGCAGGTGCGTAACCTGATCGAGAGCGGCGGCCTGTACATGAACAATCACCGCGTGGACGACATGAACCAGTCCGTGACGCTGGCGGACGCCATCGACGGGCGCGTGATCGTGCTGCGCAAGGGGCGCAAACAGTACTCGCTGGTGCGCATGGAGGAAGCCTAA
- a CDS encoding GNAT family N-acetyltransferase: MDMTNIRVARRDDYEGLCPVIRELDGFHAGALPHFFRPFDEPARPLEWFIDMLENPESLLLVAEHDGMIAGFLSALVRHNPDLPMFVPRRWLVVDNVAVLNAYRRMGIGQALMHEVHAWAHEQGLAEIELSVWEFNEDAIAFYEKLGYTTIVRRLWKGIE, translated from the coding sequence ATGGATATGACAAACATCCGAGTCGCCCGGCGCGATGACTACGAGGGACTGTGTCCCGTCATAAGGGAGTTGGACGGTTTTCATGCCGGCGCGCTCCCGCATTTCTTTCGTCCCTTTGATGAACCAGCGCGGCCTCTGGAGTGGTTCATCGACATGCTGGAAAACCCGGAATCGCTGCTGCTCGTTGCCGAACACGACGGCATGATTGCCGGATTCCTGTCGGCGCTGGTGCGGCACAACCCCGATTTGCCCATGTTTGTGCCGCGCCGCTGGTTGGTTGTGGATAATGTGGCGGTGCTGAATGCATACCGGCGGATGGGCATCGGGCAGGCGCTGATGCATGAGGTCCATGCGTGGGCACACGAACAGGGCCTTGCAGAGATCGAACTGTCGGTATGGGAATTCAACGAGGATGCAATCGCGTTTTACGAGAAGTTAGGCTACACGACGATCGTAAGGCGGCTCTGGAAGGGGATCGAGTAG
- a CDS encoding shikimate dehydrogenase family protein has product MTEQVGLLGWPVAHSISPALHNAAFEALGLDWHYVLIPAAPDELHETIARHVADGWRGFNVTIPHKQAIMDHPLVRVISPAAQAIGAGNTLVVGPDGSLTVDNTDWAGFLADLHAHEIDPAGRECVILGTGGSAKGVCYALEQAGAARVTQISRSPGDRADVVGYNELPRLAQPGTLIVNCTPLGMWPEIDRSPWPDGVRISPDLVLYDLVYNPSLTRLMREIRAAGGRAVGGLGMLVQQGALAQVQWTGIAPPVDVMAAAARAAMGMHSARQRSRLPM; this is encoded by the coding sequence ATGACGGAACAGGTCGGGCTGTTGGGCTGGCCCGTCGCGCACAGCATTTCTCCGGCGCTGCACAACGCCGCGTTCGAGGCGCTGGGCCTGGATTGGCACTATGTGCTGATTCCCGCCGCGCCGGACGAACTGCACGAAACGATTGCGCGGCACGTCGCGGACGGGTGGCGCGGCTTCAACGTCACGATCCCGCACAAGCAGGCGATCATGGATCACCCGCTGGTGCGCGTGATCAGCCCGGCGGCGCAGGCCATTGGCGCAGGGAATACGCTCGTCGTGGGGCCGGACGGATCGCTGACGGTCGATAACACCGACTGGGCCGGGTTCCTGGCCGACCTGCATGCACACGAGATCGACCCGGCAGGGCGCGAGTGCGTGATCCTGGGCACGGGCGGCAGCGCGAAGGGCGTGTGCTACGCGCTGGAACAGGCGGGCGCGGCGCGGGTGACGCAGATCAGCCGGAGTCCGGGCGACCGGGCGGATGTGGTGGGGTACAATGAGCTGCCCCGGCTGGCACAGCCCGGCACGCTGATCGTCAACTGCACGCCATTGGGCATGTGGCCGGAGATCGACCGCTCGCCCTGGCCGGACGGCGTGCGCATTTCGCCGGACCTCGTGCTGTACGATCTGGTTTATAATCCGTCCCTGACGCGGCTGATGCGGGAAATCCGCGCCGCCGGGGGACGCGCCGTTGGTGGGCTGGGCATGCTGGTGCAGCAGGGCGCGCTGGCGCAGGTCCAGTGGACCGGGATCGCGCCGCCCGTGGATGTGATGGCTGCCGCCGCCCGCGCCGCGATGGGAATGCATTCCGCGCGGCAGCGGTCGCGCCTGCCGATGTAG
- the aroA gene encoding 3-phosphoshikimate 1-carboxyvinyltransferase, with product MITADITVHVRPGGALRGTMTNGNTTGIRVPGDKSISHRALILGALGDGVTQVRGFLPAGDTLATLRAMRALGVTVEQHDAATLTVHGRGLHGLVPPDGSIDCVNAGTLIRLLVGVMAGQPFPSVLDGSGQLRRRPMRRVTDPLRQMGAQIEDSDGKAPLHISPASLHSFTYPMPVASAQVKSCVLLAGLFADGPVTVIEPGPARDHTERMLRSVGANVTVEGPRVTVTPGSTLAPLDLTIPGDMSSAAFPLVAALLAAGDAVRIENVGVNPTRTGIVDILRLMGAEIELVNERDEAGEPVADLVVRRAALRGAAIGGDLIVRAIDEFPALMVAATQAEGETLVTGAQELRVKETDRIAVMAAELRKLGAEIEERPDGFRVVGPQKLRGATAHGHDDHRVAMSLVVAGLVAEGETVVDDARCMDDSFPGFMETLRALGADVS from the coding sequence ATGATTACCGCAGATATCACGGTCCACGTCCGGCCCGGCGGCGCGCTGCGCGGCACGATGACCAACGGGAACACCACTGGTATCCGCGTGCCGGGCGACAAGTCGATTTCACACCGGGCGCTGATCCTGGGCGCGCTGGGAGATGGCGTGACGCAGGTGCGCGGTTTCCTCCCGGCGGGCGATACGCTGGCGACGCTGCGCGCGATGCGGGCGCTGGGCGTGACCGTCGAGCAGCACGATGCGGCCACGCTGACGGTGCACGGGCGCGGGCTGCACGGCCTCGTGCCGCCGGACGGCTCGATCGACTGCGTGAACGCCGGGACGTTGATCCGGCTGCTGGTGGGCGTGATGGCGGGCCAACCGTTCCCGTCCGTGTTGGACGGCAGCGGCCAGTTACGCCGCCGTCCCATGCGCCGGGTGACCGATCCGCTGCGACAAATGGGCGCGCAGATCGAAGACTCGGATGGTAAAGCCCCCCTGCACATTTCTCCCGCTTCGCTCCACTCCTTCACCTACCCAATGCCCGTCGCCAGTGCCCAGGTCAAAAGCTGCGTACTGCTGGCCGGATTGTTCGCGGACGGCCCCGTGACGGTGATCGAGCCGGGTCCGGCGCGTGACCACACCGAGCGCATGCTGCGCAGCGTCGGCGCGAACGTGACGGTCGAGGGGCCGCGCGTGACGGTGACGCCCGGCAGTACACTCGCGCCGCTGGATCTGACCATCCCCGGCGATATGTCGTCCGCCGCGTTCCCGCTGGTGGCGGCGCTGCTGGCCGCCGGAGACGCCGTGCGGATCGAAAACGTGGGCGTGAATCCGACGCGCACCGGCATCGTGGACATTTTGCGCTTGATGGGCGCGGAGATCGAGCTGGTCAACGAGCGCGACGAAGCGGGCGAGCCGGTCGCGGATCTGGTCGTGCGGCGCGCGGCGCTGCGGGGCGCTGCAATCGGCGGGGATTTGATCGTGCGCGCGATCGACGAGTTCCCGGCGCTGATGGTTGCCGCGACGCAGGCCGAGGGCGAGACGCTGGTTACCGGGGCGCAGGAGCTGCGCGTCAAAGAGACGGATCGCATCGCGGTCATGGCGGCGGAGCTGCGCAAGCTGGGCGCGGAGATCGAAGAACGCCCGGACGGGTTCCGCGTCGTGGGACCGCAAAAGCTGCGCGGCGCGACGGCGCACGGCCACGACGATCACCGCGTGGCGATGTCGCTCGTGGTGGCCGGGCTGGTCGCGGAGGGGGAAACGGTCGTCGACGACGCCCGCTGCATGGACGACTCCTTCCCTGGCTTCATGGAGACGCTGCGGGCATTGGGAGCGGACGTGTCATGA
- a CDS encoding prephenate dehydrogenase, with the protein MDKTPGDFTVHVVGLGLMGGSLAMALRDRCRRITADDVNPDVLRTAQAQGVIDGVGLNGGADVVVLAIPANQLVELIPQLSIPAGTLVIDLGSTKTRICAQLDRLPGDVFAVGGHPMCGLAENGYANAIPTLYKGAHFVLCETARTTDAARQQAEALACAVGAVPLWMDREQHDYLTALTSHLPHLLSFALMRLAMNAADEDPALYDLAAGGFDGATRLARTNADMITGMFSTNADQLRRLLPRLRAELEHFETLLDNVPGLQQDLGEIVQARRAYTASHGERPIS; encoded by the coding sequence ATGGATAAAACCCCCGGCGACTTTACGGTTCACGTCGTCGGCCTGGGGCTGATGGGCGGATCGCTGGCGATGGCCCTGCGCGACAGGTGCAGGCGCATCACCGCCGACGACGTGAATCCCGATGTTCTGCGCACCGCCCAGGCGCAGGGCGTGATCGACGGCGTCGGCCTGAACGGCGGCGCGGACGTGGTCGTGCTGGCGATCCCGGCCAACCAGCTAGTCGAACTCATTCCCCAGTTGTCGATCCCGGCGGGTACGCTGGTGATCGACCTGGGCAGCACCAAGACGCGCATCTGCGCGCAGCTCGACCGCCTGCCGGGCGATGTGTTCGCGGTCGGCGGGCACCCGATGTGCGGATTGGCGGAAAACGGCTACGCGAACGCGATCCCGACGCTGTACAAGGGCGCGCATTTCGTCCTGTGCGAGACGGCGCGCACCACGGACGCCGCGCGCCAACAGGCCGAGGCGCTGGCCTGCGCCGTGGGCGCGGTCCCGCTGTGGATGGATCGCGAGCAGCACGATTACCTGACGGCGCTCACCAGCCACCTGCCGCACCTGCTCAGCTTCGCGCTGATGCGGCTGGCAATGAATGCCGCCGACGAAGATCCCGCGCTGTACGATCTGGCGGCGGGTGGCTTCGACGGCGCGACGCGGCTGGCACGCACCAACGCGGATATGATCACGGGCATGTTCAGCACCAACGCGGATCAACTGCGCCGCCTGCTGCCCCGGCTGCGCGCTGAGCTGGAACACTTCGAAACACTGCTGGACAACGTGCCCGGCTTGCAGCAGGACCTGGGCGAGATCGTCCAGGCGCGGCGGGCGTATACCGCCTCTCACGGGGAGCGACCGATCTCATGA
- the aroF gene encoding 3-deoxy-7-phosphoheptulonate synthase — translation MIVVMSTNATARDISEVIARIRSIGYEVHLSEGKERTIIGVIGRGRPLDRDQLGLLPGVQDVVPVSHPYKIASREYHPDDTLIPLNGIEVGGPNLAIIAGPCAVESREQIIETAYAVKEAGATALRGGAFKPRTSPYSFQGLGEEGLRYLAEAREQTGLPVVTEVMEPATVQVCCDYADVLQIGARNMQNYALLHAVGESQHPVLLKRGMSSTIEELLMAAEYILSHGNMRVMLCERGIRTFETATRNTFDLNAIPVLKLASHLPVIADPSHAVGKWEYVESVSMGAIAAGADGVILEVHMDPDHAESDGRQSLKPERFAALVSKITQLAPIVGRKVATHTPAAQHG, via the coding sequence ATGATCGTCGTCATGTCCACCAACGCAACTGCCCGCGATATTTCCGAAGTCATCGCCCGCATCCGCTCGATTGGCTACGAGGTACACCTGTCCGAAGGCAAGGAGCGTACCATCATCGGCGTGATTGGGCGCGGGCGTCCGCTGGACCGCGACCAGTTGGGGCTGCTGCCCGGCGTGCAGGATGTAGTGCCGGTCAGCCATCCGTATAAGATCGCCAGCCGCGAATATCACCCTGACGACACGCTCATCCCGCTCAACGGGATCGAAGTCGGCGGGCCGAACCTGGCGATCATCGCCGGGCCGTGCGCAGTCGAAAGCCGCGAGCAAATCATCGAGACGGCCTATGCCGTCAAGGAAGCAGGCGCGACGGCGCTGCGCGGTGGGGCCTTCAAGCCGCGCACCTCGCCCTACAGCTTCCAGGGGCTGGGCGAAGAGGGCCTGCGTTATCTGGCCGAGGCGCGCGAGCAAACCGGCCTGCCGGTCGTGACGGAAGTCATGGAACCGGCCACGGTGCAGGTCTGCTGTGACTACGCGGACGTGCTGCAAATCGGCGCGCGCAACATGCAAAACTACGCGCTGCTGCACGCCGTGGGCGAAAGCCAACATCCCGTGCTGCTCAAGCGCGGCATGAGCAGCACCATCGAGGAACTGCTGATGGCGGCGGAATACATCCTCAGCCACGGCAACATGCGCGTCATGCTGTGCGAGCGCGGCATCCGCACCTTCGAGACGGCCACACGCAACACGTTCGACCTCAACGCGATCCCGGTACTCAAGCTGGCGTCGCATCTGCCGGTCATCGCGGACCCCAGCCACGCGGTCGGCAAGTGGGAATACGTCGAAAGCGTGTCGATGGGCGCGATCGCGGCAGGCGCGGACGGCGTGATCCTGGAAGTGCACATGGACCCCGACCACGCCGAATCGGACGGGCGGCAATCGCTCAAACCGGAACGCTTCGCCGCGCTGGTGAGCAAGATCACGCAGCTTGCGCCCATCGTGGGCCGTAAGGTTGCCACGCACACCCCGGCGGCGCAGCATGGATAA
- the aroH gene encoding chorismate mutase, protein MSPTKLAASYYCRGVRGAITVEANTADAILSATRELLEAMVDANEIELDDIGSVFFSTTADLNAEFPAVAARQLGWIDAPILCSHEMAVPHSLPMVLRVLIMWNTPRSAREIKHVYLRDAWQLRPDRANTLSQ, encoded by the coding sequence GTGAGTCCTACCAAGCTAGCCGCTTCTTACTACTGCCGTGGCGTGCGCGGCGCCATCACCGTCGAGGCCAACACGGCGGACGCGATCCTCAGCGCCACCCGCGAGCTGCTCGAAGCGATGGTCGACGCCAACGAGATCGAGCTAGACGACATCGGCAGCGTCTTCTTCTCCACCACGGCGGACCTCAACGCCGAGTTCCCGGCGGTGGCGGCCCGGCAGTTGGGTTGGATCGACGCGCCAATCCTGTGCTCGCACGAGATGGCCGTGCCGCACAGCCTGCCGATGGTCCTGCGCGTGCTCATCATGTGGAACACGCCGCGCTCAGCGCGCGAGATCAAACACGTTTACCTGCGGGACGCGTGGCAACTGCGCCCCGATCGAGCCAACACACTTTCGCAATAA
- a CDS encoding site-specific DNA-methyltransferase gives MTPYADLPLDQILHGDCLDLLASFPDKSVDMIFADPPYNLQLQRELWRPNMTKVDAVDADWDQFNSFADYDAFTREWLHACQRVLKDTGTIWVIGTYHNIFRVGAILMDLNYWILNQVVWVKTNPTPNFRGVRFTNAHETLLWAQKEKGARYTFNYHAMKALNDDLQMRSDWWLPTCVGPERIKLDGKRAHPTQKPEALLYRVVLSSSRPGDVILDPFFGTGTTGAVAKKLHRRWIGIEKEAEYVRLAQERLDAVEPFPQPDVIFTSPERRQRPRIAFGTLLERGLVTPGQTLYFGKHSATQATILASGHLQCGELSGSIHKVGRILKRGSCNGWTHWFYDDPVTGERTAIDALRDQIRRQDDTIYVDDDPSD, from the coding sequence ATGACACCGTACGCTGACCTCCCACTTGACCAGATTCTTCACGGCGACTGCCTCGACCTGCTGGCGTCTTTCCCTGACAAGTCGGTGGACATGATCTTTGCCGACCCGCCCTATAACCTCCAGCTTCAGCGCGAGCTGTGGCGGCCCAACATGACGAAGGTCGATGCGGTGGACGCCGACTGGGACCAGTTCAACAGCTTTGCCGACTACGATGCCTTCACGCGCGAATGGCTGCACGCCTGCCAGCGCGTGCTCAAAGACACCGGCACGATCTGGGTGATCGGCACCTACCATAACATCTTCCGCGTGGGCGCGATCCTCATGGACCTCAATTACTGGATTCTGAATCAGGTGGTGTGGGTCAAGACCAACCCCACGCCCAACTTCCGGGGCGTGCGCTTCACCAACGCGCACGAAACGCTGCTCTGGGCGCAAAAAGAGAAGGGGGCGCGCTACACGTTCAATTACCACGCGATGAAGGCGCTCAACGACGACTTGCAGATGCGCAGCGACTGGTGGCTGCCGACCTGCGTCGGGCCGGAGCGCATCAAGCTCGACGGCAAGCGCGCGCATCCTACCCAGAAACCGGAAGCGCTGCTGTACCGCGTGGTGCTCTCCAGCTCCCGCCCCGGCGACGTGATCCTCGATCCGTTCTTTGGGACGGGGACCACGGGCGCGGTCGCCAAAAAGCTGCACCGCCGCTGGATCGGGATCGAGAAGGAGGCCGAGTATGTGCGCCTTGCACAAGAACGCCTCGACGCCGTGGAGCCGTTTCCGCAGCCGGACGTGATCTTTACCTCACCGGAGCGCCGCCAGCGCCCGCGCATCGCGTTCGGCACGCTGTTGGAGCGCGGTCTGGTGACACCCGGCCAGACGCTGTATTTCGGCAAGCACAGCGCGACCCAGGCGACGATCCTCGCCAGCGGGCACCTCCAGTGCGGCGAGCTGTCCGGCTCGATTCACAAGGTTGGGCGCATCCTCAAGCGAGGATCGTGCAACGGCTGGACGCACTGGTTCTACGACGATCCCGTCACGGGCGAGCGCACGGCGATCGACGCCCTGCGCGACCAGATACGTAGACAAGATGACACAATTTATGTGGACGATGACCCATCGGACTGA